In the Apodemus sylvaticus chromosome 3, mApoSyl1.1, whole genome shotgun sequence genome, GTCTGCAGCGGGCCTCTTGTGGGTTAGATTGAATTAACTTAGCCTGATCAAGCCTCACACCCTCTTGTTCAACTTTTCAAGTGATGGGCAAGGGCATAGTTCTGACCTACTTCCAACTGCTTGCTACCTTTGCACTTCACACAATTGGAGAGAAAAGATGGGAGTTCAAGTTGGTTAGGACCTTGTCACCCCTACTAGGCAAATCTGCCAACTTCACACAGATACAGCCAAGCTGAGGTGGGCTGTCCTCAGAAGAGAAGTGACAATGGCAGGCTCTCATGGTGCAATTGGCCACTTGACATTTCCTTTCTAGCCTGGCCCACTCCAAGTCTCCAAGTAAGGCCTTACTAGCTCTATGTACTTATCTGATTCTCGTGCATCTTAATTGATGGAACCACCATGTAAATATACTGTTTTCTTGGCCAATTTTCTAGCTATGAGTTTTCagagtattttaaatatatacgtATACAAATGTTATATCAGACACATTATTGGCAAATATTTTCTCTTAGTCTATGGCacactcttctttttcttaaaatattttatgagtaaATCTACAATCAGGTGTTACCTGAGGACCTGGAAGTGCTTAATGCCACTTGAATATCTAAATATCATTTTTTGTTAGCTACAGTGAAGGCAATACCAACATGTGCTTATGCTTCACTGCATGTGCATGCCTACACTGCCCATGTGTCTAGGCAACACTTCTTCTATATTTACACATAGCCCATTGCTTTCGAGGATCTCCACACAACTTGTGAGCTTGAGACGCTGCCCTTGCTAATCCACATCTATAAAACAATGTCTCCGTGTTTCACTTGGAGGCCTGAGggagcagaaggaagaaagagggctcTGGTACTGCttggtcttttatttttctcataagtTTAGTTCATTGCAAAGGTCTGGTCGTCCACTACGTGGACCTGGGTGCTTTCTGTGGTTTGCGTGTACTCTGCACACAAAAGGACTTTGGatagttttattttgagatgagaTCTCACGATGTCACTCTGTCtggccaccatgctcagcttgaATAGCGGTCTTTGTTGGAGGTTCAGAGGAGATGACAGAGAGCGAGCTGATATCAGCATAAACAATGGTGAGTTTTGAGTGACACCATCTGTTCTGAAGATCTTGGTTTGTCTCCACCAGGAAGTTGTTACTTTCTGACTGACTTCAGGGAGCATCACATGTCCAGGCACTTTGTAGGGttgtttcttctgtctctcttctcggAACAAATTCACACCTGCAAACATGCTATTGTAAATCATTTTATGTTTCTGTAATATAATGCCCAAGGTTGAGTAATTTGTGAAtaaaagaggtttattttggttccCAATCAGGCAGTCACTTGAGTCTCATAATGGGAAGCAGAAGAGAAGATTGGTATGAATATGAGAAAATGGTTCCAAACATCCACTATACCTGACTCGTGCCTTCAAGAAACACATTAATTCACACATGGGAGCACTAGAACTATAAGCCAAATCCTAGGTCCTACCTCAGAACACAGCTGCATTGAGGAGGAATTGAAGTCCCATTAATAAAGACTCAAATGTGCTGATTCTTAAACAGCACCACATAGATGCCTTTCTGTCTTTTATGGTGCTGTACTTAAAACTTCTAGATCCACCCTCTATATCAAGTCTTTGTAGATAATTTCCTAGATTATTATCCGTATGAGTGTTCTGATGCCAGCTAGAATAATATTACCTTACCATAGCTTCCATGCACAGTTGCCTGCTTGAGCATACACAGATGACACCCTTTATGCTTGAGTTCTTTTGGGAAGCACTTTGCTCTTTGGGGGATTTTCACTTACTCTCCACTGGTGATGGACATACTGTTGGCACTCTGGATAGCTAGTAAGGTCAACCAGgaccatattttaaattattcagaAATAGCTTCCTCCCAGTTTATCTGTATGGcccagagaagagagcaaaatACACCCATTGGCGGAGTTGTACATCATTCTCTTGGCTGTTCTAGACACTGCTAGCCTGTGCATTTCTATAGGCTGAATTTGTACTTGACTCCCAGGCAGAAGGGAGCCCTGCAGAAGAAGAGCTCTGGGAGGACTGAGCTAGGAAGTTGCAGAAGACAAGAATTGTGTTTTCAGGGCACTTCATTGCTTTGGGCCCAAGGGTACAGGCATGTTGTGATGACCCTTCTTAGTTTCACCCCATGCTGTCAGCGCAATAGTAGCTTGTCCCCTGCCAGAATTCTTCTATTAGGGACTCACTCTTTTAGATGAAGCTCTCAACATTTTGTAATGTTCTCAGAGGAAATGCCTCAACTCAGTAATAACCTCCATGATTTTTCACATTACACTGCCTCTGGAAACCCTCCACTTATTAGTAATAAGAACTTAGAGCAGTTACTAGATCTTTTTGAGACTTAGTTTCTTTCCTGCCCTGGAATATGAAGTAACAGAATTATTTCCACCCAAGGGGTATATGTGAAGGGGATTAAATCAACTGTGTCCATAGATGCTCTGAACAATGCACATTTCATTAGAATCTCTTAAGTCATAGCTGTTGCATGGGGCAGTAGGCATCATAAAAGTCCAAGCTGCTAAGGGTTGGGTACAGGGACAAAAACCTAGCCAGTTGGCACATACTGGCCAGATACCAGAAGAATTccttaaaagtttgatttttctcAGGACAGTTGGTGGAGacattggtgttgcctgtcttCCCTGAATGCCCCTTTTGCATATACTTTCTTGCTTCCCACTTAGAGATCAGGTTTGATTTGATTCATCCATCTTGGATTTGGCTCTGAGAGTTGCAAAAGAAGATGGAAGCCAGAAGGGTGAACCCAGGATTCTGTGTGAACAAAGTTGAGGGGCCAATAGCAGATAATTCTGAAAGGCAGATGAAGAACAAGATGATGCAGAGGTTGAGTAAAGAAGGGACAGATATCCTCAGCTTCCCGGAGTAAGATAAAGGCATTTAGTAAGGGTCGGGGTGCTTAGGGGCTCCCCATCTATAGGCTTGGAAGCACATACACATTTAATAAACCTGCTAGAGTAGATCATTTCTCTGATAGCAAAGGTTTTGGGGTAAATAAAACAGCTGATACATTCCTCTGGCCAACCCAGATGCCCAGGCAGTTCTAACTTTATAAGCACGGAGCCCCAAGGATAAAGTAGAAGCAGAAGTCACCCGAGGTTCTGGCTTTAGAGCCACCTGCTTGCCACCCCATTTATCAATCCCCATAGCAGGTGATGTGACAATCTTTTCCCTAGAAGTCCTAGGTTTCCCATTATCTCTTACCTCGTATAATGCATGTGTCTTCCTTTGATTTTAAGTTCTTCAAAGGCAGGATCGAGAAACTACACTACCTTTTTTTAGGAGTACTTTACAAAGAACCCTCATAAGAAGCATCTAGCAATTATTAACATAGATGGCTATAGAAATCAGTAGAAATTAAATTGCCGTGTTGACTtttgtattataaatattttattttctgaggttaaaaagtttaaataaaaaatagaaaataatttaagttaTAAATTACTAAAAATCCAATGTTTTCCCTTGACCTTTCAAATGCAGTAGATTCACTGCCAGTCCCAGAGTCAGTCTCTGCTGCTTAAAGATTGCCTGCAACCAATACCTGCTCTCAGAGGCATCGGTTGACAGGTCTTCAGTTCTGGAAGTTTCTAGTAAGTGTTAGAATGATGAGAAAGTTTCTGGAGATTTCTGCTCGGACCACTGCCCAGGCATAGCTGTTGTACTTCATGTTTTTAAGGTACCTTTGAACCTTCCAGTAATAGTTCTTCAAGCGTAGAATAGTTGGGGATGTCTCCCAAGTCAATATTTCCTCTTGCTTTTCCTCTAGTATTGTCTTCAGAAACTCTGTCTGCCGGTTTAGTTCATTCAAGAGGCGGTCAACAATAATCTCATTCCACCCAGTGCTGGAGTAATTGTTTctgaagagaagaaagacatTCTGGACCATCACTTTGCTGACAAAAGCAGTGTAACTCTTCTCCATCTGTGATGGGTGCATCATCTCCATAGGGATCTTGAAGTTCGTCCTGTAGCTGAGGTTGATCTTTATATTCAGCTGCTCCAGGAGCTCCTGACAAGTCCGAATGCTCGTCCTCTGTCGAGACTGGAGCTGCTCATAGTTGATGGAGAGGGCTGTGGTGGAGAAGTACAGCAGGAACGCAGCGTAGAGGATCCACCTGTTGGTCATGATGGAAGCAGGGCTGGTGTTGGCTGCTACCTGCAAGATGAGGCCAAGGCTGCCAGAGGCTGCAGTGAGAATGATCTTCCTTCATGGTCCGTGCTATTTATAAGGGATGGTCCTTTCTGCCTCAGAGGAATTTCCCACTTTCAGttctccctttcagttttcctctgtcatttttttcttattctaacAGCTTCTACTATTCATTCCATTCAAGCTCCTGGATATTTTATATGCTATGTACTGggttaaaatatatacacactgaAAGGATTTGTAAAATTTATGCAGTTTCACTAATTACTGgagcaaaagaagagaaatatccagaagggaagaaaggaaagcagacAGCCCTGAAGATAAAAGAACTCTCAAACAGCCAGAGTGTCAAAGGAAAAGCCCAGCAGAGTAACtgctcattcaggatgacacagCTTCTGCCCTTTGAAATAGTGGGCAGGTGGGAGAGGACCTCTGTGAGCTCCGAGGGGGGGGCTTACAATAGTGAACTATGGGAGAAATATCACATCAATAGGCTATAGCTCCCTTTGGGAGAGAACCCCACATCCTGGAGAAACCGCTTAAAGTGGGAACTAGTTTGAGCTGTGTAGAAGCAAAAGAGACCAGGGAATGAAGGAAGGGCTGTGTGATGGACAACAGAGAGAGGAGCAGCCAAGTTTCCCAGCACTTCACCAAAGCAACAGAAGAGGGAGCTCTCAGAAGTGAGAGAAACCAACTTGGGCCACTTCTAAAGGaacaaggacaaagaggggccaAGGAGAGAGGGACATTGATAGGACCAAATGCAGAGTTATTAGTAACACAGTGTCtccagaataataaaaatattccagGATCTCATGCACATAACACAGATCACATATGCAATGCTCTCATCCCAGAGCTTGGCATATTAAGGAATTATTTAGAATAGTAAAAAACAGAGCAGGAAACTCTAGAAATGAAGTAAacagaaactttttttaaaaaaataggtttTGTTAAATTAAACACAGCCACAAAAATGAGTTCTTTGGGAGGAATGTCCATCGGATAAAAACCTTGAATCTTGAAAAATATCAGCAGCTACAATACAATAATATATAAGCATTATTATATATTGGTTGGAGTGAAGTGAGATTTGCTCAATATTATAAGATACATAAAACATATGCAGTGGATTAGAAATTCAAATGACtaagtaaagaaatatgaaaaatgacATTGGAAGAAGGGTGGTCTATTGTATCAATACATGAATTCTAATGCATAATAGGAAACACTGATAAAGTGACTATAGACAAATTATACATTTCAGTATAGCAAAGCCACCCAGAAAGTCATGGAAAGGGCAGTGTCAGAACCACCCTGGTGATGATCAATGAAAAACATTGTTCTCTGCCCTCTCCAAGAAGTTCCCCacagaaaaattataaatagCCAGATGTCAGGAAGAGAAACTTGAGAGATTGATGAAGATGATACCTGTCTACAATTACTGGGTTTTAAAAACCTaggttaaacaaaaaaaaatgaagtaggcatttttattttataattttaaatgtacatgTATTTGGTAGGGGCAGGACTGAGGGGGTGTGAATGCCACAGTGGGCAGATAGTAGGTAAGAAGGCAGCTTGTAGAAGTCGGTACTCTCCTTTGATCACGTAGTATCCCAGAATCTGCTGAACCACCTCATTGGCCAA is a window encoding:
- the Ifnb1 gene encoding interferon beta, with the translated sequence MTNRWILYAAFLLYFSTTALSINYEQLQSRQRTSIRTCQELLEQLNIKINLSYRTNFKIPMEMMHPSQMEKSYTAFVSKVMVQNVFLLFRNNYSSTGWNEIIVDRLLNELNRQTEFLKTILEEKQEEILTWETSPTILRLKNYYWKVQRYLKNMKYNSYAWAVVRAEISRNFLIILTLTRNFQN